The following proteins come from a genomic window of Ailuropoda melanoleuca isolate Jingjing chromosome 2, ASM200744v2, whole genome shotgun sequence:
- the KNCN gene encoding kinocilin has protein sequence MDIPISGRDFRCLQLACVALSLVAGSIIIGVSVSKAAAAVGGTFIGAAGLGHLSVHASVHLYIRASPTDTPTTMPSTIPFPTRLGQKWSQKHQTGLLILAYPFLKARFNLDHILPAIGSLRIHPHPGPDHGEGRSSANGNKEGACSSLSTVSRTLEKLKPGGRGAGEG, from the exons ATGGACATCCCCATCAGCGGCAGAGACTTCCGCTGCCTGCAGCTGGCCTGTGTGGCCCTCAGCCTGGTGGCCGGCAGCATCATCATcggtgtgtctgtgtccaaagcTGCAGCCGCCGTGGGGGGCACCTTTATCGGCGCCGCCGGTCTGG GGCATCTGTCTGTCCATGCATCTGTCCATCTGTATATCCGAGCCAGCCCCACTGATACCCCCACAACGATGCCGAGTACCATCCCTTTCCCCACTCGCCTGGGCCAAAAGTGGAGCCAGAAGCACCAGACTG GGCTTCTCATCTTGGCCTACCCGTTCCTAAAGGCTCGGTTCAACCTGGACCACATTCTGCCTGCCATAG GGAGCCTGAGaatccacccccacccagggccagACCATGGGGAGGGAAGATCCAGTGCCAATGGCAATAAAGAgg GAGCCTGCAGCAGCCTGTCCACCGTGAGCAGAACACTGGAGAAGCTGAAGCCAGGGGGCCGGGGGGCCGGGGAGGGCTGA
- the LOC100473113 gene encoding MAP kinase-interacting serine/threonine-protein kinase 1 isoform X4 codes for MGSSEPLPIAEGDRRKKKKRKARATDSLPGKFEDTYKLTSELLGEGAYAKVQGAVSLQNGKEYAVKIIEKQAGHSRSRVFREVETLYQCQGNKNILELIEFFEDDTRFYLVFEKLQGGSILAHIQKQKHFNEREASRVVRDVAAALDFLHTKGIAHRDLKPENILCESPEKVSPVKICDFDLGSGVKLNNSCTPITTPELTTPCGSAEYMAPEVVEVFRDEATFYDKRCDLWSLGVVLYIMLSGYPPFVGHCGTDCGWDRGEVCRVCQNKLFESIQEGKYEFPDKDWAHISSEAKDLISKLLVRDAKQRLSAAQVLQHPWVQGQAPERGLPTPQVLQRNSSTMDLTLFAAEAIALNRQLSQREEDELAEESESLVEGLCSVRLSPPCKSRLARRRALAQAGRSSDPEPCPTPTAL; via the exons ATGGGCAGCAGTGAACCCCTTCCCATCGCAGAGGGtgacaggaggaaaaagaagaagcgGAAGGCCCGGGCCACTGACTCCTTACCAGGGAAGTTTGAAG ATACGTACAAGCTGACCTCTGAATTGCTTGGAGAGGGAGCCTATGCCAAAGTTCAAGGTGCTGTGAGCCTGCAGAATGGCAAAGAGTATGCTGTCAAA ATCATCGAAAAACAAGCAGGGCACAGCCGGAGTAGGGTGTTCCGAGAGGTGGAGACGCTCTATCAGTGTCAGGGAAACAA gAACATTTTGGAGCTGATTGAGTTCTTTGAAGATGACACAAGGTTTTACTTGGTCTTTGAGAAATTGCAAGGAG GCTCCATCCTGGCCCACATCCAGAAGCAGAAGCACTTCAATGAGCGAGAAGCCAGCCGAGTGGTGCGGGATGTGGCCGCTGCCCTTGACTTTCTGCACACCAAAG GCATCGCTCATCGTGACCTGAAGCCGGAAAATATATTGTGTGAGTCTCCAGAAAAG GTGTCTCCAGTGAAAATCTGTGACTTTGACTTGGGCAGTGGGGTGAAATTGAACAACTCCTGCACCCCCATAACCACACCAGAGCTGACCACTCCA TGTGGCTCTGCGGAGTACATGGCCCCAGAGGTGGTGGAGGTCTTCAGGGACGAGGCCACATTTTACGACAAGCGCTGTGACCTGTGGAGCCTGGGCGTGGTTCTCTACATCATGCTGAGCGGCTACCCGCCCTTCGTAGGTCACTGTGGGACCGACTGTGGCTGGGACCGCGGAGAGGTCTGCAGGGTGTGCCAG AACAAGCTGTTCGAGAGCATCCAGGAAGGCAAGTACGAGTTTCCCGACAAGGACTGGGCACACATCTCCAGCGAGGCCAAAGACCTCATCTCCAAGCTCCTGGTTCGCGATGCAAAGCAGAGACTGAGTGCTGCCCAAGTTCTGCAGCACCCGTGGGTGCAGGGG CAAGCTCCAGAAAGGGGACTCCCCACGCCGCAAGTCCTCCAGAG AAATAGCAGCACGATGGACCTGACACTCTTCGCGGCTGAGGCCATCGCCCTTAACCGCCAGCTTTCTCAGCGCGAGGAAGACGAGCTGGCAGAGGAGTCCGAGTCCCTGGTCGAGGGCCTCTGCTCTGTGAGGCTTTCCCCCCCCTGCAAGTCACGCCTGGCTCGCCGGAGGGCCCTGGCCCAGGCAGGCCGCAGCAGCGACCCGGAACCGTGCCCAACTCCCACCGCACTGTGA
- the LOC100473113 gene encoding MAP kinase-interacting serine/threonine-protein kinase 1 isoform X3 translates to MISFAWAPPKTTPLLSSLGPAFLVLRQEDITEMGSSEPLPIAEGDRRKKKKRKARATDSLPGKFEDTYKLTSELLGEGAYAKVQGAVSLQNGKEYAVKIIEKQAGHSRSRVFREVETLYQCQGNKNILELIEFFEDDTRFYLVFEKLQGGSILAHIQKQKHFNEREASRVVRDVAAALDFLHTKGIAHRDLKPENILCESPEKVSPVKICDFDLGSGVKLNNSCTPITTPELTTPCGSAEYMAPEVVEVFRDEATFYDKRCDLWSLGVVLYIMLSGYPPFVGHCGTDCGWDRGEVCRVCQNKLFESIQEGKYEFPDKDWAHISSEAKDLISKLLVRDAKQRLSAAQVLQHPWVQGQAPERGLPTPQVLQRNSSTMDLTLFAAEAIALNRQLSQREEDELAEESESLVEGLCSVRLSPPCKSRLARRRALAQAGRSSDPEPCPTPTAL, encoded by the exons atgatttcatttgcatGGGCCCCTCCCAAGACCACGCCCTTGCTTAGCTCCCTGGGGCCCGCCTTTCTGGTGCTGAGGCAGGAGGACATCACAG AGATGGGCAGCAGTGAACCCCTTCCCATCGCAGAGGGtgacaggaggaaaaagaagaagcgGAAGGCCCGGGCCACTGACTCCTTACCAGGGAAGTTTGAAG ATACGTACAAGCTGACCTCTGAATTGCTTGGAGAGGGAGCCTATGCCAAAGTTCAAGGTGCTGTGAGCCTGCAGAATGGCAAAGAGTATGCTGTCAAA ATCATCGAAAAACAAGCAGGGCACAGCCGGAGTAGGGTGTTCCGAGAGGTGGAGACGCTCTATCAGTGTCAGGGAAACAA gAACATTTTGGAGCTGATTGAGTTCTTTGAAGATGACACAAGGTTTTACTTGGTCTTTGAGAAATTGCAAGGAG GCTCCATCCTGGCCCACATCCAGAAGCAGAAGCACTTCAATGAGCGAGAAGCCAGCCGAGTGGTGCGGGATGTGGCCGCTGCCCTTGACTTTCTGCACACCAAAG GCATCGCTCATCGTGACCTGAAGCCGGAAAATATATTGTGTGAGTCTCCAGAAAAG GTGTCTCCAGTGAAAATCTGTGACTTTGACTTGGGCAGTGGGGTGAAATTGAACAACTCCTGCACCCCCATAACCACACCAGAGCTGACCACTCCA TGTGGCTCTGCGGAGTACATGGCCCCAGAGGTGGTGGAGGTCTTCAGGGACGAGGCCACATTTTACGACAAGCGCTGTGACCTGTGGAGCCTGGGCGTGGTTCTCTACATCATGCTGAGCGGCTACCCGCCCTTCGTAGGTCACTGTGGGACCGACTGTGGCTGGGACCGCGGAGAGGTCTGCAGGGTGTGCCAG AACAAGCTGTTCGAGAGCATCCAGGAAGGCAAGTACGAGTTTCCCGACAAGGACTGGGCACACATCTCCAGCGAGGCCAAAGACCTCATCTCCAAGCTCCTGGTTCGCGATGCAAAGCAGAGACTGAGTGCTGCCCAAGTTCTGCAGCACCCGTGGGTGCAGGGG CAAGCTCCAGAAAGGGGACTCCCCACGCCGCAAGTCCTCCAGAG AAATAGCAGCACGATGGACCTGACACTCTTCGCGGCTGAGGCCATCGCCCTTAACCGCCAGCTTTCTCAGCGCGAGGAAGACGAGCTGGCAGAGGAGTCCGAGTCCCTGGTCGAGGGCCTCTGCTCTGTGAGGCTTTCCCCCCCCTGCAAGTCACGCCTGGCTCGCCGGAGGGCCCTGGCCCAGGCAGGCCGCAGCAGCGACCCGGAACCGTGCCCAACTCCCACCGCACTGTGA